The genomic segment ACCGTCCTGCGGACGCGGGAACGGTTCCGGGTGCCGAGCGTCCGCACGGCGGTGATCGCCGCGGTGACCTTCGTGTTCGTGGTGGTCCTGCTCCGCCAGCTGATGGTCGACTCCGACGTGACGACCTTCACCATCGGGCTGACCTTCTCCATCGTGGCCCTGTCGCTCACTCTGCTCACCGGCTACGCCGGGGAGATGAACCTGGCCGCCGTCTCCTTCGGGGCCATCGGGACCATGATCGTGTTCCACAACGGCATCACCGGGCACGGACTGGCGTCGCGGACCACCGTGCAGTGGGTCGTGGTGGGCACCCTGATAACGGCCCTCGTCGGCGCCGTCGTGTCCCTGCCCGCCCTGCGACTTCGGGGCCTGTACCTCGGTCTGGCCACCCTGGCCTTCGGGGTGTTCCTGACCGACATGGTGCTGATGGACGTCAACCCCCACCAGCTGCCGCTCCTGCACACCAGGTTCTCGCTGTTCAGCGCCGGCGCCGGGATCGGCAGCCTGGTGATGCCCCCGCTCAAGATCGGGCCTCTGGACCTGGCCGACGGGACCAGCTTCCTGGTGACGGTCGCCGTCGTGTTCGCCGTGCTCGGCGTCGGCTTGGTGGCCCTGCGCAACAGCAGCTACGGCCGCCGGCTGACGGCCATGAAGGACAGCCCGGCGGCGTCCGCCACCCTGGGCCAGAACCTGCTCAAGCTCAAGGTGAGCGTGTTCACGCTGTCGGCCGCCATAGCGGGGCTCGGGGGGATCCTGATGTCGACCGCCCTGGGCTCGGTCACGTCCGGCAACTACGACATCTTCCTCAGCCTGTCGCTGATCATGCTCACGGTCGTGGCCGGGATCGGCTACGTGAGCGGGGCCCTGTTCGGGGGGCTGCTCTCGGGCGTCGGGTTCGGCCTGGTCGTGGCGACCTTCAACAACCTGGCCAACAACCACGTCAGCCTGCACGGCCTGTGGGCCACCATCGCCCACGTGGCGGCGGTGCTGCCCGCCCTGATCGGGATCGGGGTCGGCATGAACCCGACGGGCTCGGTCCACCAGGTCGTCGACAGCTACCGGACGCTGCGGGACAACCGGCCCGTGCTCGTGGGGGGCGCGGTCGTGGAGGCCGTGCTCTACGTCCTGGCCGTCGTGGGCGCCATCGGCAACTGGTGGTTTGCCGTGCTGACCTCGGTGCTCGTGATGGTCCTGCCGCTCGTGGGCCAGTACACCAGTCCGGTCGCGGTGCGGGAACGGGCCGCCGAGGTGCCCCTGGAGCTGACCGGGATCGACACGCCCTACACCGACGAGCTGCGCTCGCAGCTCGACCACGCCCTGGGCATCGACGACGTGGCCCGGGTCGACCGGCGGCGGGCCGTGGGGCGGGAGGGAGCGGGCGGCCCGGAGGCCGGTGCGGCCCCGGCCCCGCCCGTGCTCGAGGGAGCCGGCGATGCCGGCGCTTGACGTCAGCGACATCACCGTCCGGTTCGGCGGGACCGTGGCCCTCGACGGGGTGCGCATCGCCGTCGAGCCCGGCACCGTGACCGGCCTCATCGGGCCCAACGGGGCGGGCAAGACCACCCTGTTCAACGTGATCACCGGCCTGCTGTCGCCCAGCGCCGGCACCGTGACCCTCCACGACCGCGACGTCACCGCCCTGGCCCCGAGCCGCCGGGCCCGGATGGGCCTGGCCCGCACGTTCCAGCGCCTGGAGCTGTTCACGTCCCTCTCGGTGCGGGACAACATCCGGGTGGCGGGCGACATCCGCAACGCATGGGGCCGCGGCCACCGCATCAACGTGGCCCAGGAGGCGGAGCGGGTGATCGAGCTCACCGGGCTCGGGGACGTGGCCGAGCGGGACGTGTCGGACATTCCGACAGGGCGGGCGCGCGTCGTCGAGGTGGCCCGGGCTCTCATGACCCACCCGTCGGTCCTCCTGCTCGACGAGCCGGCGGCGGGCCAGACCGAGCCGGAGACCGAGGCGTTCGGCCAGATGCTCCACCGCCTGGCGGGGGACGGGCTCGGCGTGTGCCTGGTCGAGCACGACATGGCGCTGGTCATGCAGGTCTGCGCCACCATCCACGTGCTCGACTACGGCAAGGAGCTGGCGGTCGGGTCCCCGGACCAGGTGCGCAACGATCCCGCCGTCATCGCCGCCTACCTCGGGGCGCCGGCATGACCGCGACCACGACCAACGGCGCCGCCCCGGACCTCCAGGACGACCTGGTCCTCGAGCTGGCCGGCGTGCACGCCGGCTACGGGTCGATCGAGGTCCTCCACGGCGTCGACCTGCAGGTCCCGAAGGGGGCGGTCGTGGCCCTGCTCGGGCCCAACGGCGGCGGCAAGTCGACCACCCTGCGGGTGTGCTGCGGCCTGCTCCCGGTCACGTCGGGGGAGCTGCGTTTGGCCGGCCGGGTGGCCAACGGGGCCCCGGCCCACGAGCTGGCCCGGCTCGGGGTGTGCACCGTGCCCGAGGGCCGGGGCATCTTCCCCAACCTCACCGTGCGCGAGAACCTGTGGCTGGCCACGGGCACGGGGGTGCCGAGACAGGTGCTGGAGGAGGCCGCCTTCGCCCGCTTCGCCCGCCTGGCGGAGCGTCGCGACCAGCTGGCGGGAACGCTGTCGGGCGGGGAGCAGCAGATGCTGGCCATCTCCCGCGCCCTCGGCACCGATCCGGTGCTGTTGATCCTCGACGAGCTGTCGATGGGCCTGGCCCCGCTCCTGGTCAACACCCTCTACGAGACCGTCGGGGAGCTGGCCGCCGCCGGGATCTCGATCCTCGTGGCCGAGCAGTTCGCCCAGGCGGTCCTGCCGATCGCCCAGCACGCGGCCATCATGTTGCACGGCCAGATAGTCCGGGTCGGTGATCCGGCCAGCATCGAGCAAGAGCTCTCCTCCGCGTACCTAGGTGGGTGAAATGGCGACCGACGAGAAGATCGAGCAGTTCCGGGCCGAAGTAGCGGACCTGCGCCTCAGGGCCGGAGGCCAGCGCCGCGACACGGCGCTGCTGGTCATCGGCGCCCTCCTGATGATCGGGGGCCTGGTGGCCGCCCTCATCACCTACGAGGCCTCACTGCACCAGAGCAGCGCCCTCAACATCGGCTCGGAGCAGATCCTGGCCCTGTCGATGGTGGCCCTGACGGTCATCGGCGCCGCCCTGTTCGTCTTCGCCTCGCTGGCCCGCTTCCTCCGCTTCTGGATGCTGCGCCAGCTCTACGAGGGCCAGGCCCACGTCGACGACCTGGTGGAGCGGCTGGGCCGTTAGGACCCCGGCCGTCAGGGGATCTTCGGGAGCACCTGCTCGGCGTAGAGGTGCAGGCTCTCCCAGCCCTTGTCGATCGGCATGCCGCCGCACATCGGGTGCAGGTTGAACGCCGCCCCCTGGCCCTGGTGCTGCCCCTCGGCCACGCACTCCTCGGGGCTCAGGATCCGGTAGATCCCCTCGGCCCGGAGGTCGTCGACCGTCTTGGCGTGGGAGTGCACGGCGGAGTGGATGTCGGCGGTCTGCCAGCCGGCGTAGGTCTGGGCCTCGTGGAGGAAGTGGTGGCCGATCTCCGCCCACGCCTTGTCGGGGTCGGTGGCCACGTGGGTCATGGCGGTCTGCTCTCCCGGCATCAGGCAGAAGCCCGTGGTCCCGTGCTCGGCGCACTGGGCGTTGTAGTAGGCCTCCAGCTCGGGCAGGTGGGCGGCCGGGAAGAACGGCAGCCCGAAGCGGGCGGCCCGCCGGGCCGACGCCTGTGAGGTGCCGCCGACGAAGACCATGGGGTGGGGCTGGGTGGCGGGCCGGGGCGTGACCCGGACCGTGGTCCCGCGGTACTCGAAGGGCTCACCGGTCCAGGCCTTGAGCAGGGTGTCCACCACCTCGTCCATCAGCTTGCCCCGGCGGGACCACTCCTTCCCGTGGGCGGCGTACTCCGACGGGCGGTAGCCG from the Acidimicrobiales bacterium genome contains:
- a CDS encoding ABC transporter permease — protein: MHLFITYTIFGLVLGGVYGIAASGLVLTYNTSGIFNFAHGAEAMLGAFIYWEFRFNLHWPAPLALLVVLGGFGPLMGWLLYVLIMRGLRDTAEVTKVIVTVALMLGMLYLSDWIWNPLIPRTIVQFFGPTSNAHIFGAIVPIHQIIALAVAVAIAVGLRVFFYRTRIGVVMRGAVDDPGLLQLNGHNPDRAAALSWALGSFLAVLAGILITPVSGGNLEANALTLLVLDAIAAAVFGRLRSVPRTFIGAMVLGLANNYVLAYFPSSWSWTSDFRVSLPMIVLFAVLVVLPQDRLRGATVLRTRERFRVPSVRTAVIAAVTFVFVVVLLRQLMVDSDVTTFTIGLTFSIVALSLTLLTGYAGEMNLAAVSFGAIGTMIVFHNGITGHGLASRTTVQWVVVGTLITALVGAVVSLPALRLRGLYLGLATLAFGVFLTDMVLMDVNPHQLPLLHTRFSLFSAGAGIGSLVMPPLKIGPLDLADGTSFLVTVAVVFAVLGVGLVALRNSSYGRRLTAMKDSPAASATLGQNLLKLKVSVFTLSAAIAGLGGILMSTALGSVTSGNYDIFLSLSLIMLTVVAGIGYVSGALFGGLLSGVGFGLVVATFNNLANNHVSLHGLWATIAHVAAVLPALIGIGVGMNPTGSVHQVVDSYRTLRDNRPVLVGGAVVEAVLYVLAVVGAIGNWWFAVLTSVLVMVLPLVGQYTSPVAVRERAAEVPLELTGIDTPYTDELRSQLDHALGIDDVARVDRRRAVGREGAGGPEAGAAPAPPVLEGAGDAGA
- a CDS encoding ABC transporter ATP-binding protein, giving the protein MPALDVSDITVRFGGTVALDGVRIAVEPGTVTGLIGPNGAGKTTLFNVITGLLSPSAGTVTLHDRDVTALAPSRRARMGLARTFQRLELFTSLSVRDNIRVAGDIRNAWGRGHRINVAQEAERVIELTGLGDVAERDVSDIPTGRARVVEVARALMTHPSVLLLDEPAAGQTEPETEAFGQMLHRLAGDGLGVCLVEHDMALVMQVCATIHVLDYGKELAVGSPDQVRNDPAVIAAYLGAPA
- a CDS encoding ABC transporter ATP-binding protein, producing the protein MTATTTNGAAPDLQDDLVLELAGVHAGYGSIEVLHGVDLQVPKGAVVALLGPNGGGKSTTLRVCCGLLPVTSGELRLAGRVANGAPAHELARLGVCTVPEGRGIFPNLTVRENLWLATGTGVPRQVLEEAAFARFARLAERRDQLAGTLSGGEQQMLAISRALGTDPVLLILDELSMGLAPLLVNTLYETVGELAAAGISILVAEQFAQAVLPIAQHAAIMLHGQIVRVGDPASIEQELSSAYLGG
- a CDS encoding LLM class flavin-dependent oxidoreductase, whose translation is MAMSTLRFNLVLPGLDPKVHSEMHKAFLDMATFADQNGFTAVQFEEHHGAENGWSPTPLLLAGMALARTTRVNATIMALLAPLHDPLRIAEDIAVLDLVAPGRLMVVLGVGYRPSEYAAHGKEWSRRGKLMDEVVDTLLKAWTGEPFEYRGTTVRVTPRPATQPHPMVFVGGTSQASARRAARFGLPFFPAAHLPELEAYYNAQCAEHGTTGFCLMPGEQTAMTHVATDPDKAWAEIGHHFLHEAQTYAGWQTADIHSAVHSHAKTVDDLRAEGIYRILSPEECVAEGQHQGQGAAFNLHPMCGGMPIDKGWESLHLYAEQVLPKIP